In Mytilus trossulus isolate FHL-02 chromosome 6, PNRI_Mtr1.1.1.hap1, whole genome shotgun sequence, a single window of DNA contains:
- the LOC134722229 gene encoding uncharacterized protein LOC134722229 yields the protein MLFQMSEPDLYDFMRSRNIKDDIIRTLIEEKIDSQTIIHMSEEELTKFVPLYGDRKAIIAFSRDRKDTSCEKKKKTKTSLMKKLRAKVNAIKGGASYSSGDEDEDEKDVRSSLSKKLKGNKNAEKKKRLVDLSCFHHDGDAYHQIRGNKGGGPKSFDMEKFDTMGQVLDLAKQLYFPNGHNAMRGKITEFEIKLTDTYFQNIDLQSTVESCYNRLKMRTLRFNFCTEGTTSTIESDELPPLSLPKNRNATASAQSGVIEVMEIIDLPPTCLSKPEKSNDIFVTNDFYNAELPDIQTNFDIADFTFDGDIAFGPNVRASNVSLDSTLPLESGSGDTLDRPLEFANAGRVERKIIRIHRASALMDMIIHFKDPNIMTVDIDAIMVLDNGKEEAGEGDGVFRDCITQFWDEFYEQCTEGRIFKVPVLGHDFQKEEWKAVSRIIRKGFEVSGY from the coding sequence ATAGATTCCCAAACTATCATTCACATGTCAGAAGAGGAATTGACAAAGTTTGTGCCGCTGTATGGGGATCGCAAAGCAATAATAGCGTTTAGCAGGGACAGAAAAGACACGTCttgtgaaaagaaaaagaagacaaagaCGTCGTTAATGAAAAAACTTCGGGCAAAAGTGAATGCAATAAAGGGAGGGGCCTCTTATAGTAGTGGAGATGAGGATGAGGATGAAAAAGATGTACGTAGTTCTTTAAGTAAGAAACTGAAAGGCAACAAGAAcgcagaaaaaaagaaacgtctTGTGGATCTAAGCTGTTTCCATCATGACGGTGATGCATATCATCAGATACGAGGAAACAAGGGCGGTGGCCCTAAGTCGTTTGACATGGAAAAATTTGATACGATGGGACAAGTATTAGACCTTGCCAAACAGCTGTATTTTCCAAATGGACACAACGCAATGAGAGGTAAAATCACAGAATTTGAGATAAAACTAACtgacacatattttcaaaacatcgaCTTACAGTCCACCGTGGAGTCCTGTTATAATCGTTTAAAGATGAGAACATTGAGGTTCAACTTCTGCACAGAAGGCACTACTAGTACAATTGAGAGTGACGAGTTGCCACCTTTATCACTTCCAAAGAATAGGAATGCAACAGCATCTGCTCAGAGTGGAGTTATTGAAGTAATGGAAATTATTGACTTGCCTCCAACCTGTTTAAGCAAACctgaaaaatcaaatgacatttttgtcactaatgatttttataatgcAGAACTTCCGGATATCCAAACAAACTTTGATATTGCTGATTTTACGTTCGACGGTGATATTGCATTTGGTCCTAATGTACGGGCAAGCAATGTAAGCTTAGACTCGACATTACCATTAGAGAGTGGAAGTGGTGATACTTTGGACAGACCATTAGAATTTGCGAATGCTGGTAGAGTGGAGAGAAAAATTATTCGTATACATAGGGCTTCAGCTTTAATGGATatgataattcattttaaagatcCAAACATCATGACTGTAGACATTGATGCCATCATGGTATTAGACAATGGTAAGGAAGAAGCCGGAGAAGGAGATGGTGTTTTCAGAGATTGTATAACCCAGTTTTGGGATGAATTCTATGAACAATGCACAGAGGGTCGTATTTTCAAGGTACCTGTACTTGGGCATGATTTCCAAAAGGAGGAATGGAAAGCTGTTAGTAGAATAATAAGAAAGGGTTTTGAAGTCAGTGGTTACTGA